A genomic segment from Nicotiana sylvestris chromosome 1, ASM39365v2, whole genome shotgun sequence encodes:
- the LOC138871805 gene encoding uncharacterized protein, which produces MAIDMNIHELLVIGDSDLLIHQVREEWATKNSKILLYLYHVQELRKRFTKIEFQHVPRVQNEFADALATLSSMIQHPDKNFIDLIPVKIHDQPAYCAHVEEEADGKPWFHDIKEYLAKGEYPKLANTTQKYTLRRLSNNFFHNGGILYRRTPDLGLLRCVDAREASRLLEEIHAGTCGLHMNGFVLAKKILRAGYFWMTMETDCIQYV; this is translated from the coding sequence atggccattgacatgaacatccacgAGTTGCTAgtaatcggggattcagacttgcttatacatcaggttcgagaagaatgggcaaccaagaactccaagatactcctttATCtgtatcatgtacaggagttgagaaagagattcacaaagatagaattccagcatgttcccagagtccagaatgagtttgctgatgcattggctaccctgtcctctatgatacaacatccagataagaacttcattgatcttATTCCGGTGAAGATTCATGATCAACCAGcctactgtgctcatgttgaggaagaagcggacggaaaaccttggtttcatgatatcaaggaatacctggcaaaaggagaatacccaaagCTTGCCAACACCACTCAGAAGTacacacttcggaggttatctaacaatttcttccacaacggaggaatcctgtataggaggactcctgatttgggattattaaggtgtgtcgacgcaaggGAAGCATCCAGACTACTAgaggaaatccatgctgggacctgcggtctacatatgaacggttttgtcttagccaagaagatactccgagctggttatttttggatgactatggaaacggactgcatccagtatgtctga